CCGCCGGCGGCACGGCGGGCGCGGCCGTCGCCGCCGGGGTCAGGATGGGTGACGGCGCGCCGGGCCCGCTGGCGTTCACCGCGAAGACCTGGAAGTCGTAGACCGTATTCGGCGAGAGCCCTACGACCGTCAGGACGGTGGCCGTGACCGTGCTGGACGCGATGCTCCAGGCGGCACCGGCCTGGCCGTTCACACGATATTGCACCGAATAACGCGCCGGCGGACCGCCGCCGACCGGCGGCGGCCAGACGAGCCGCACCTCGCTGTCGGTCGGCGCCGAGCCCGGTGCCAGGCCGAGGGCCGTGATCGCGCCCGGCACTGCCGGCACGGCGGGCGGGGGCGCGGCGCGGGGCGGCGGATTGCCGGCCTGGTCCTCCTGATGGCTCTGCAGCTTCGAGCCCACGGTCGCGGCCCCGGTGATGCCGAGCAGCACGAGCGTGCCGTTGCTGATGTCGATGAGGTCGCCCGACAGCGCCATGACATAGATGCCGCTGGCGCCGACCACGAAGGTCCAGAGGATGATCTGCAGCTGGGACAGGCTCGCGACGCCGCTCTTCGTCGAGATGAGCTTCAGGACGATGTCGTTGCCGGGCACTTGGCGCCAGCTACCGAATTTGTAGAGCACGGCCCAGGCGAGCCCGATGCCGAGGCCGGCTACCAGGAACGAGAAGAGCCCGCTGGTGACGCCGATCGGCTGGATGACGTCCAGCGACTTCCAATCCGCCGCCGGGGCCGCCGCCGGGGCCGCCGTCGACGTGGCGACGACGCGCAAGTCGGCGAGCGGCACCATCCCGAAGCCGACATAGTCCTCCTCATGCCCGCCGGCCGCGATCCGGTTCCACCATTCGAGCGGCGCGTTCGGCAGTTGGGGCACGCGGGCGGCGTAGGTGATCGAGCCCTGGCCGGTGCTGACGATGCGCAGCGGCAGCGAGCTCGGCATCCAGGCATTGTCGTCCTTGGCGCCGTGCCAGCGGAAGCAGGTGACGATACTCATCGGCGGGATCGGCCCGCCGTTTCCATCCGTGATCGTGAAAGTGATCTCGCCGCCGCGCGGCTGCCAGACGGCACCGTGGCTCGAGAGGCTGGTGCCCTGGCCCTGCGCGCCATCGCCGACATTCGCCTGGTTCACGGCGAGCCTGAACTTCTGATTGCCCCCCGGCGGGGCGTCCGGAACCTTGGAATGGCAGAACGGCTCGTCGCCAAGCGCCGGCGGAGCGACCCAGCAGAGGAGAGCCGCGACGAGCGCCAGCAAGCCCCAGAGCTGTATATGTCTTGGCCGCCCTTGTCCTGCCCGAACCGCCATCATCCGCCTCCCCCGTGCAGAAGATTTACGACCGTCAGTCGAGCGGAACGGCAGCACCGCCGCTCATCGGCGTGTCGCGCCTCTTATCTTTCTACCGCAAGACAAGCGGAAATCCCGGAGTTTTGCAAGACAAGCGGCGGGTTTGGCGGCCGCACACCATCGACGGCCGCGTTCAACCCCCGGTTTTTCGGCAGGAAAACGTGACGACGCTACCGCCCGAGCGTCGCCATGAGCTCGGTCCATTCCCGCTTGCCGAGGCCGGACTCCTCCTGGGTCACGGTCTCGCCGGCGAGCAGGCGGCGCACGACG
This DNA window, taken from Aliidongia dinghuensis, encodes the following:
- a CDS encoding fibronectin type III domain-containing protein, coding for MLALVAALLCWVAPPALGDEPFCHSKVPDAPPGGNQKFRLAVNQANVGDGAQGQGTSLSSHGAVWQPRGGEITFTITDGNGGPIPPMSIVTCFRWHGAKDDNAWMPSSLPLRIVSTGQGSITYAARVPQLPNAPLEWWNRIAAGGHEEDYVGFGMVPLADLRVVATSTAAPAAAPAADWKSLDVIQPIGVTSGLFSFLVAGLGIGLAWAVLYKFGSWRQVPGNDIVLKLISTKSGVASLSQLQIILWTFVVGASGIYVMALSGDLIDISNGTLVLLGITGAATVGSKLQSHQEDQAGNPPPRAAPPPAVPAVPGAITALGLAPGSAPTDSEVRLVWPPPVGGGPPARYSVQYRVNGQAGAAWSIASSTVTATVLTVVGLSPNTVYDFQVFAVNASGPGAPSPILTPAATAAPAVPPA